A genome region from Clupea harengus chromosome 7, Ch_v2.0.2, whole genome shotgun sequence includes the following:
- the LOC116221190 gene encoding tripartite motif-containing protein 16-like encodes MAEAAPNNYELFTCPICLDLLRDPVTTNCGHSYCKGCIKGCWDQEDQKGVYSCPQCRQTFTPRPVLNKNNIVAELVEQIKKTRIQAAAPVACTAGPGDVECDVCTGRKLKAVKSCLDCLLSYCKTHFKAHNDVNPGRKHSVIDATGQLQERICTQHEKPLEIFCRTDLSCVCLLCLVDEHKGHDTVSASAGRREKQTHLGKTQSKIQQRIQEREKELQDLRKAVETLKSSAQTAVEDSERIFTEMIRSIERRRSEVKKLIRDQEKAEVSRAEGLLKRLEQEIAELKRRDAELEQLSHTEDHIHFLKTFQSVSEAPESKDLSCISVNQGLAFEAVKKSVSSLKMQLENFCKEEVMKISASVTKVQAVLSLEPTTREDFLQYSCHFTLDPNTAHRNLHLSEGNRRVERRDEVQSYPDHPERFDRWGQVLCREGVSGRCYWEVEWSGECVCISVSYKSISRRGWGVECVFGHNDQSWSLGLSRVGSSFSHNNKDTDLPLVASSRIGVYVDHRAGTLAFYSISDTMTLLHRVQTTFTHTLHPGFRLRYSGSSVKLL; translated from the exons ATGGCAGAAGCGGCTCCAAATAACTACGAACTTTTTACATGTCCGATTTGTTTGGATCTTCTTAGGGATCCAGTGACTACTAATTGTGGACACAGTTACTGTAAAGGCTGCATTAagggctgctgggatcaggaagatcagaagggagtctacagctgcccccagtgcagacagacgttcACCCCAAGAcccgttttaaacaaaaataatattgttGCTGAACTTGTGGAACAGATCAAGAAGACCAGAATCcaagctgctgctcctgttgcatgtactgctggacctggagatgtggagtgtgacgtctgcactgggagaaaactcaaagctgtgaagtcctgtctggattGTCTGTTGTCTTACTGCAAAACTCACTTCAAAGCTCACAATGATGTCAACCCCGGAAGAAAACACTCAGTGATTGATGCCACAGGCCAGCtacaggagaggatctgcacCCAACATGAGAAGCCTCTGGAGATATTTTGTCGTACGGATctaagttgtgtttgtttgctctgtctggtggatgaacacaaaggccatgacactgtgtcagcctctgcagggaggagagagaaacag ACACACTTGGGGAAGACCCAGAGTAaaatccagcagagaatccaggagagagagaaggagctgcaggacctgaggaaggctgtggagactctcaag agctctgcacagacagcagtggaggacagtgagaggatcttcactgagatgatccgctccattgagagaaggcgctctgaggtgaaaaagctgatcagagatcaggagaaggctgaggtgagtcgggctgaaggactcctgaagcgactggagcaggagattgctgagctgaagaggagagatgctgagctggagcagctttcacacacagaggatcacatccatttcctcaag actttccagtcagtcagtgaagcacctgagtctaaagacttatcctgcatctctgtgaaccaaggcctcgcttttgaggctgtgaagaaatctgtctcctcactaaAGATGCAGCTGGAGAATTTCTGCAAAGAGGAAGTCATGAAAATATCTGCATCAG tgACTAAAGTCCAGGCTGTTTTGTCTCTTGAACCtacaaccagagaggatttcctccaat actcctgtcacttcacactggatccaaacacagcacacagaaacctccatctgtctgaggggaacaggagggtggagaggagagatgaggtccagtcatatcctgatcatccagagagatttgataggtggggtcaggtgctgtgtagagagggtgtgtctggacgctgctactgggaggttgagtggagtggggagtgtgtttgtatatcagtctcatataaaagcatcagcaggagaggatggggtgttgagtgtgtgtttggccataatgatcagtcctggagtctgggCCTCTCCCGCGTGGGCTCCTCTTTCAGTCACAATAATAAAGACACTgatctccctctagtggccagctccagaataggagtgtatgtggatcacagggcaggaactctggccttctacagcatctctgacacaatgaccctcctgcacagagtccagaccacattcactcacacactccaccctggGTTTAGGCTTCGTTATTCTggatcatcagtgaagctgctgtga